The Comamonas sp. GB3 AK4-5 genome includes a region encoding these proteins:
- a CDS encoding DUF4132 domain-containing protein, which yields MRRFELVEGTASKFWEIEQNDSELSIAWGRIGTAGQSQTKSFADAAKALAALNKLVKEKTAKGYAETGATAVVGATPAATSATAPKPAAAKTVKTAKPAAPPASAVPAAPAAPAESLDAQCERVFEAVRAQIEDGTLKLGHDLSAAQLKRLHGVSDRGATMAFEQLKSTGMLYGWGSTAKVQDKAQSIAKELGEERAEQIAEMAEQSQPALVVAATDTSTPPWAQGELLRLPASLRNLAYATRRHPQKPKPAPSAAAAWHLVRPMAKDNGRVDLAGCDPVLRPALERMLSRLTQSEPVADTEADSALLARAMGTRRYHGDVEIGASTINYLVAQYGLPGAMDIYLASQQLQVSSSYDSKAKGHVSTLHSTVTGPVSDSWYGPLGETEEQMRKHLSAAPEAEWQVCAEKIAAALPTLHPSRKTAVALLVPECTDMADALAFELTAEKDTPESAHWLLLTATDPAAIAALVKVKQSYSSGLWDNQRMVATLLLERGLDALALLERGAAQDEAGDALAAMGTPEAVTALARVASGSKGALARLALAVDRWPLAAMVALAKLIASGGKDAGFLTPSLTRLLRAHSGQVDALRPWLDSAAQATIDRQLALLAGPAEVAAVSELPQVLAAPPWQAKVQKKAATALALEPLTLEPTEQWADGARDKALELNQWEQKRFDSASKNVLELVDRLGFDDNKKQFKHPLENAAAAIRQRDTEALITAWRAMVEQRKKERYYWFYFYAEYISLLPEEMAAPFWNAVAGEATDTRGVDFMAAKLGLAGLPGLLAMVRSKPSENLELALNFGAVELAAPAARAFAKLKSLRDAGRQWLLKHPEHAACALLAPALGKPGEARDCAGSALRLLQANGHAALLQEVAARYGREDVVNALQAVLDENPLDRFPTKRSKLPEWWQPRGWRRPQLANGKALPDEALDALGQMLGFPTNEEVYAGIADVQAACLRESLADFGWDAFSAWLEAGAPSKEGWALTALGALGTDETARKLTPFIRAWPGESAHARAVTGLDVLAGIGTDVALMLLNGIAQKIKFKGLQDKAREKINAIAEARGLSTEELEDRLAPDLGLDAQGTLRLDFGPRAFVVGFDETLKPYVRELDADGRPGARLPDLPKPKKSDDAALSKEATERFKLLKKDVRTIASQQLLRLEVAMCARRRWTPALFRMFLVEHPLVRHIVQRLIWGVYELPGQTSYGGQLQACFRVAEDGSFTTAEDDDFELPEGETIRIGVPHALELSAADAAAFGQVFADYELLQPFAQIGRDTYTLNEDESKALKLERWKGAKVPTGRVLGLVNKGWRRGQAQDGGGIWYFTKPLGNGKVIELYLDPGIIVGMVDEYPEQELGDVHVGKPASWGEIDKPEAFTILDEISASELVRDLEALRA from the coding sequence ATGCGCCGTTTTGAACTGGTCGAAGGAACGGCCAGCAAGTTCTGGGAAATCGAGCAAAACGACAGCGAACTCAGCATCGCCTGGGGTCGCATAGGCACTGCGGGTCAAAGCCAGACCAAGTCTTTTGCCGATGCGGCCAAGGCCCTGGCGGCGCTCAACAAGCTGGTCAAGGAAAAAACCGCCAAGGGCTATGCCGAGACCGGCGCCACCGCGGTGGTGGGTGCAACGCCAGCAGCCACCTCGGCCACCGCACCCAAGCCGGCTGCGGCCAAGACCGTCAAAACCGCCAAGCCTGCAGCCCCGCCAGCCAGCGCGGTGCCTGCCGCACCCGCAGCCCCCGCCGAGAGCCTGGACGCGCAATGCGAGCGCGTGTTCGAGGCCGTGCGCGCCCAGATCGAGGACGGCACGCTCAAGCTGGGCCATGATCTGTCGGCCGCCCAACTCAAGCGCCTGCATGGCGTGAGCGATCGGGGTGCCACCATGGCCTTCGAGCAGCTCAAGTCCACAGGCATGCTTTACGGCTGGGGCAGCACGGCCAAGGTGCAGGACAAGGCCCAGAGCATTGCCAAAGAACTGGGCGAGGAAAGAGCCGAGCAGATCGCAGAGATGGCCGAGCAATCCCAGCCAGCGCTGGTGGTCGCAGCGACCGACACCAGCACGCCGCCCTGGGCCCAGGGCGAGCTGCTGCGCCTGCCGGCCAGCCTGCGCAATCTGGCCTATGCCACGCGTCGTCACCCGCAAAAGCCCAAACCCGCGCCCAGTGCGGCCGCGGCCTGGCATCTGGTGCGCCCCATGGCCAAGGACAACGGCCGTGTCGACCTGGCCGGCTGCGATCCCGTGCTGCGCCCCGCGCTGGAACGCATGCTCTCGCGCCTGACCCAGTCCGAGCCCGTGGCCGACACCGAGGCCGACAGCGCACTGCTGGCCCGCGCCATGGGCACGCGCCGCTACCACGGCGATGTCGAAATCGGCGCCAGCACGATCAACTACCTCGTGGCCCAGTACGGCCTGCCCGGCGCCATGGACATTTACCTCGCGTCCCAGCAGCTCCAGGTCAGCAGCAGCTACGACAGCAAGGCCAAGGGCCATGTCAGCACGCTGCACAGCACGGTCACCGGCCCGGTCTCGGACAGCTGGTATGGCCCCCTGGGCGAGACCGAGGAGCAGATGCGCAAGCACCTGTCGGCCGCCCCCGAAGCCGAGTGGCAGGTCTGCGCCGAGAAGATTGCCGCGGCCCTGCCCACGCTGCACCCCAGCCGCAAAACGGCCGTGGCCCTGCTGGTGCCCGAGTGCACCGACATGGCCGATGCCCTGGCCTTCGAGCTCACCGCCGAAAAAGACACACCCGAGAGCGCGCACTGGCTGCTGCTCACGGCCACCGACCCGGCCGCCATCGCAGCCCTGGTCAAGGTCAAGCAAAGCTATTCCAGCGGCCTGTGGGACAACCAGCGCATGGTGGCCACCTTGCTGCTGGAGCGCGGCCTGGACGCTCTTGCCTTGCTGGAGCGCGGCGCGGCCCAGGATGAGGCCGGCGACGCCCTGGCCGCCATGGGCACGCCCGAAGCCGTCACCGCCCTGGCGCGCGTGGCCAGCGGCTCCAAGGGCGCACTGGCGCGCCTGGCCCTGGCGGTGGACCGCTGGCCGCTGGCGGCCATGGTGGCCCTCGCCAAGCTGATTGCCTCGGGCGGCAAAGACGCCGGCTTCCTGACCCCCAGCCTCACACGGCTGCTGCGCGCCCACAGCGGGCAGGTCGATGCGCTACGCCCCTGGCTGGACAGCGCAGCCCAGGCCACCATAGACCGCCAGCTGGCCCTGCTGGCCGGCCCCGCCGAGGTGGCCGCCGTGAGCGAGCTGCCCCAGGTGCTGGCCGCCCCGCCCTGGCAGGCCAAGGTACAGAAAAAGGCCGCCACCGCCCTGGCCCTGGAGCCTTTGACGCTGGAGCCCACCGAACAATGGGCCGATGGCGCACGCGACAAGGCCTTGGAACTCAACCAATGGGAGCAAAAGCGCTTTGACAGCGCCAGCAAGAACGTGCTGGAGCTGGTGGACCGACTGGGCTTTGACGACAACAAAAAACAGTTCAAGCACCCCCTGGAAAACGCCGCGGCCGCCATACGCCAGCGCGACACCGAGGCCTTGATCACGGCCTGGCGCGCCATGGTGGAGCAGCGCAAAAAAGAGCGCTACTACTGGTTTTACTTCTACGCCGAATACATCAGCCTGCTGCCCGAAGAGATGGCCGCCCCGTTCTGGAATGCCGTGGCAGGTGAGGCCACGGACACGCGCGGCGTGGACTTTATGGCTGCCAAGCTGGGCCTGGCCGGTTTGCCCGGCCTGCTGGCCATGGTGCGCAGCAAGCCCAGCGAGAACCTGGAACTGGCGCTGAACTTTGGCGCCGTGGAGCTGGCGGCCCCTGCGGCCCGGGCCTTTGCCAAGCTCAAGTCGCTGCGCGACGCGGGCCGCCAATGGCTGCTCAAACACCCCGAGCATGCGGCCTGCGCGCTGCTGGCACCGGCCCTGGGCAAGCCCGGCGAGGCACGCGACTGCGCAGGCTCCGCCCTGCGCCTGCTACAAGCCAACGGCCATGCGGCCTTGCTGCAAGAGGTGGCGGCGCGCTATGGCCGCGAAGACGTGGTGAACGCATTGCAGGCCGTGCTGGATGAAAACCCGCTGGACCGCTTTCCCACCAAGCGCAGCAAGCTGCCCGAATGGTGGCAGCCGCGCGGCTGGCGCCGCCCGCAGCTCGCCAACGGCAAGGCCTTGCCCGACGAGGCCTTGGACGCCCTGGGCCAGATGCTGGGCTTTCCCACCAACGAAGAGGTCTATGCCGGCATTGCCGATGTGCAGGCCGCCTGCCTGCGCGAATCGCTGGCCGACTTTGGCTGGGACGCCTTCAGCGCCTGGCTGGAGGCCGGTGCCCCCAGCAAGGAAGGCTGGGCGCTGACGGCCCTGGGCGCTCTGGGCACGGACGAGACCGCGCGCAAGCTCACTCCCTTTATCCGCGCCTGGCCCGGCGAATCGGCCCATGCCCGCGCCGTCACCGGCCTGGATGTGCTGGCCGGCATTGGCACCGACGTGGCGCTGATGCTGCTCAACGGCATTGCGCAGAAGATCAAGTTCAAGGGCCTGCAGGACAAGGCCCGCGAAAAAATCAATGCCATTGCCGAGGCCCGCGGCCTCTCCACCGAGGAGCTGGAAGACCGCCTCGCCCCCGACCTGGGACTGGACGCCCAGGGCACTTTGAGGCTGGACTTTGGCCCGCGCGCCTTTGTGGTGGGCTTTGACGAAACGCTGAAGCCCTATGTGCGCGAGCTGGACGCCGATGGCCGCCCCGGCGCACGCCTGCCCGATCTGCCCAAGCCCAAGAAGAGCGATGACGCGGCCCTGTCCAAGGAGGCAACCGAGCGCTTCAAGCTGCTGAAAAAAGACGTGCGCACCATTGCCAGCCAGCAGCTGCTGCGCCTGGAAGTGGCCATGTGCGCGCGCCGCCGCTGGACGCCCGCGCTGTTCCGCATGTTCCTGGTCGAGCACCCGCTGGTGCGCCACATCGTGCAGCGCCTGATCTGGGGCGTGTACGAGCTGCCGGGCCAGACCAGCTATGGCGGCCAGCTGCAGGCCTGTTTCCGCGTGGCCGAGGATGGCAGCTTCACCACGGCCGAGGACGATGACTTCGAACTGCCCGAGGGCGAGACCATCCGCATCGGCGTGCCCCATGCGCTGGAGCTGTCGGCGGCCGATGCCGCCGCCTTTGGCCAGGTGTTTGCCGACTACGAGCTGCTCCAGCCCTTTGCCCAGATTGGCCGCGACACCTATACGCTGAACGAAGACGAAAGCAAGGCCCTCAAGCTCGAGCGCTGGAAGGGCGCCAAAGTGCCCACGGGCCGTGTGCTGGGCCTGGTTAACAAGGGCTGGCGCCGTGGCCAGGCCCAAGACGGCGGCGGCATCTGGTATTTCACCAAGCCCCTTGGCAACGGCAAGGTCATCGAGCTGTATCTGGACCCGGGCATCATCGTCGGCATGGTCGACGAATACCCCGAGCAGGAGCTGGGCGACGTCCATGTGGGCAAGCCCGCCTCCTGGGGCGAGATCGACAAGCCCGAGGCTTTCACCATCCTTGATGAGATTTCGGCCAGCGAGCTGGTCCGTGACCTGGAGGCGCTGCGCGCTTGA
- a CDS encoding AAA family ATPase translates to MATSRKSTSSAAAGQPVLQRPPAEIQYAAQLAQLQALDAGQPRPPGWRLSLKAARSFILGDAALGIAPKIVAPVAGIERMLVTLATGRGLMLVGEPGTAKSMLSELLAAAVCGSSTLTIQGGASITEDQIKYGWNYALLINEGPSPRALVPAPLYQGMQAGQIVRFEEITRAPLEVQDCLLGMLSDRVMAVPELAGEHGMLYAREGFNIIATANTRDRGVNEMSAALKRRFDFETVFPILNFDSEMALVQEASARLLVQSGIPQTLPAPVLELLVTTFRDLRGAGDSGSGGAMDKLSAVMSTAEAVNVAHAVGVRAWFLEQREGSPQDLVDCIAGTVVKDNADDRAKLRRYFEQKAAKRQGAHWKAYYEARHRLP, encoded by the coding sequence ATGGCGACTTCACGTAAATCGACATCCAGCGCGGCTGCAGGCCAGCCTGTTTTGCAGCGCCCGCCGGCGGAAATCCAATACGCCGCGCAGCTGGCTCAGCTCCAGGCCCTGGACGCGGGCCAGCCGCGCCCCCCGGGCTGGCGGCTCAGCCTCAAGGCCGCGCGCAGCTTTATTTTGGGCGATGCGGCTCTGGGCATTGCGCCAAAAATAGTGGCCCCCGTGGCCGGCATAGAGCGCATGCTGGTGACCCTGGCCACGGGCCGGGGTTTGATGCTGGTGGGCGAACCGGGCACGGCCAAGTCCATGCTGTCCGAGCTGCTGGCTGCGGCCGTCTGCGGCAGCTCCACGCTGACCATCCAGGGCGGTGCCTCCATTACCGAGGACCAGATCAAATACGGCTGGAACTACGCCCTGCTGATCAACGAAGGCCCCAGCCCGCGCGCCCTGGTGCCGGCTCCGCTCTACCAGGGCATGCAGGCCGGGCAGATCGTGCGCTTTGAAGAAATCACGCGCGCCCCGCTGGAGGTGCAGGACTGCCTGCTGGGCATGCTGTCCGACCGCGTGATGGCCGTGCCCGAACTGGCCGGCGAGCACGGCATGCTCTATGCCCGCGAAGGTTTCAACATCATTGCCACGGCCAATACGCGCGACCGCGGCGTCAACGAGATGAGCGCGGCGCTCAAGCGCCGCTTCGACTTCGAGACCGTGTTCCCCATTCTCAACTTCGACAGCGAAATGGCCCTGGTGCAAGAGGCCAGCGCCCGCCTGCTGGTCCAAAGCGGCATTCCCCAGACCTTGCCCGCGCCCGTGCTGGAGCTGCTGGTCACCACCTTCCGCGATCTGCGCGGTGCCGGTGACAGTGGGAGCGGCGGCGCCATGGACAAGCTCAGCGCCGTGATGTCCACGGCCGAGGCCGTGAACGTGGCCCATGCCGTGGGCGTGCGCGCCTGGTTTCTGGAGCAGCGCGAGGGCTCGCCCCAGGACCTGGTGGACTGCATTGCCGGCACCGTGGTCAAGGACAATGCCGACGACCGCGCCAAGCTGCGCCGCTACTTTGAGCAAAAGGCGGCCAAGCGCCAGGGCGCGCACTGGAAGGCGTACTACGAGGCAAGACATAGGCTTCCATGA
- a CDS encoding DUF5682 family protein, translating to MNLPEIIGVRHHSPACARLVARRIRALQPAFVLIEGPADFNARLDELALPHQLPVAIYSYLSTGEVHHGSWSPFAEHSPEWQALVVGRETGAQLRFIDLPAWHKALGQLENRYADVADAEHEHQAEAYEQALEQQLSVQGRDALWDHLFEDGCEDGELAQRLSTYFAHLRPAHEPGSLGNQQREQMMARWIAWAMAQGTGPVLVVCGGYHAPALGRLWTEVSAELPETPLPDSTTESGAISADGPSDAPRFGSFLVPYTFKRLDAFAGYAAGMPSPTWYQWLWEHGSEGAARRALQAVLGRMRDKKLPASTADLMAVHGKALGLARLRGHVQPLRSDWLDAMAGALVKNALDAPLPWSYRGPLRPGTDPVLVLAMDVLAGDSAGRLAPGTPQPPLVAAVAAELEALGISLRGTLKLDLLSQTDRAKSRLLHRLQILELPGIRRTQGPELALSAERGEQWELRAPLEQQAALIEAGAWGATLQDAARAKLEDQLHRAQGRIEPLAQGLNRAAWAGLSALSDRLLRELQTAVANEGRFEALAPALGLLHVLLRHGQTLGMAGAPVLRVVVQAGFDRALWLLEPATVIPPAEMEAHLQGYKALKQIVSDRLAAQPGDGQALDIEPLRALGLWQRKAADPAAAPLSRGAALGAAFSLSGRVAETRAMTQAIAQAAPQDVSLEQAMGLLRQLPPATLGDALAGLLALAREALASEPGFAAGLDALVRTLDGMDFALALPALRSAFAWLPPRERAALAEQVLQLHQATHLSQRVLTGPLQTALTPKETAQATAWEARAAQRLAMWGIDTGIEHGL from the coding sequence ATGAACCTTCCTGAAATCATTGGCGTACGCCACCACAGCCCAGCCTGCGCGCGGCTGGTGGCCCGGCGCATACGCGCGCTGCAACCTGCCTTTGTGCTCATCGAAGGCCCGGCAGACTTCAACGCGCGCCTGGACGAGCTGGCCCTGCCCCACCAGTTGCCGGTGGCCATTTACAGCTATCTGTCCACGGGTGAAGTCCACCACGGCTCCTGGTCGCCATTTGCCGAGCATTCGCCCGAATGGCAGGCCCTGGTCGTGGGCCGCGAGACGGGGGCGCAGCTGCGCTTTATCGACCTGCCGGCCTGGCACAAGGCCTTGGGCCAGCTGGAAAACCGCTATGCCGATGTGGCCGACGCCGAGCACGAGCACCAGGCAGAGGCTTACGAACAGGCGCTGGAGCAGCAGCTGTCCGTGCAAGGGCGCGATGCGCTGTGGGACCATTTGTTCGAAGATGGCTGCGAGGATGGTGAGCTGGCACAGCGCCTGTCCACCTACTTCGCCCACCTGCGCCCGGCGCACGAACCCGGCTCCTTGGGCAACCAGCAGCGCGAGCAGATGATGGCCCGCTGGATCGCCTGGGCCATGGCCCAGGGCACCGGCCCGGTGCTGGTGGTGTGCGGGGGCTACCACGCCCCGGCGCTGGGCCGGCTGTGGACCGAGGTGTCCGCAGAACTCCCGGAGACGCCGCTGCCTGATTCCACTACGGAATCAGGAGCTATCAGCGCTGATGGGCCCAGCGACGCACCGCGTTTTGGCTCATTTCTCGTGCCCTATACCTTCAAGCGCCTGGATGCATTTGCCGGCTATGCCGCAGGCATGCCCTCGCCCACCTGGTACCAGTGGCTGTGGGAGCATGGCAGCGAGGGCGCGGCCCGGCGCGCGCTGCAGGCCGTGCTGGGCCGCATGCGTGACAAAAAACTGCCCGCCTCCACCGCCGACCTGATGGCCGTGCACGGTAAGGCCCTGGGGCTGGCACGGCTGCGCGGCCATGTGCAGCCGCTGCGCAGCGACTGGCTGGATGCCATGGCCGGCGCCCTGGTCAAGAACGCGCTGGATGCCCCCCTGCCCTGGTCTTACCGCGGCCCGCTGCGCCCGGGCACCGACCCCGTGCTGGTGCTGGCCATGGATGTGCTGGCCGGCGACAGCGCGGGCCGACTGGCCCCTGGCACGCCCCAGCCGCCGCTGGTGGCCGCCGTGGCCGCCGAGCTGGAGGCGCTGGGCATCAGCTTGCGCGGCACGCTCAAGCTCGATCTCTTGTCCCAGACCGACCGTGCCAAAAGCCGCTTGCTGCACCGGCTGCAGATTCTGGAGCTACCCGGCATCCGCCGCACGCAGGGCCCGGAGCTGGCCCTGTCGGCCGAGCGCGGCGAGCAATGGGAGTTGCGGGCCCCGCTGGAACAGCAGGCCGCGCTGATTGAGGCCGGCGCCTGGGGTGCCACGCTGCAGGACGCCGCCCGCGCCAAGCTGGAGGACCAGCTGCACCGCGCCCAGGGCCGCATAGAGCCGCTGGCCCAGGGCCTGAACCGCGCAGCCTGGGCCGGTCTTTCTGCATTGAGCGACCGCTTGCTGCGTGAGCTGCAGACCGCCGTGGCCAACGAGGGCCGCTTTGAGGCTCTGGCCCCGGCCCTGGGCCTGCTGCATGTGCTGCTGCGCCACGGCCAGACGCTGGGCATGGCTGGCGCACCCGTGCTGCGCGTGGTGGTGCAAGCCGGCTTTGACCGCGCGCTGTGGTTGCTGGAGCCCGCCACCGTCATCCCTCCCGCCGAGATGGAAGCCCATTTGCAGGGCTACAAGGCACTGAAACAGATCGTCAGCGACAGGCTGGCCGCACAGCCCGGTGACGGCCAGGCCCTGGATATTGAGCCGCTGCGCGCCCTGGGCCTGTGGCAACGCAAGGCTGCCGACCCCGCTGCCGCGCCCTTAAGCCGTGGCGCCGCCCTGGGTGCGGCCTTCAGCCTTTCGGGCCGGGTGGCCGAGACCCGGGCCATGACCCAAGCCATTGCCCAGGCCGCGCCCCAGGACGTCAGCCTGGAACAGGCCATGGGCCTGCTGCGGCAGCTGCCCCCGGCCACGCTGGGCGACGCCCTGGCCGGCCTGCTGGCCCTGGCGCGTGAGGCCCTGGCCAGCGAGCCCGGCTTTGCCGCCGGCCTGGACGCCCTGGTGCGCACATTGGACGGCATGGACTTTGCGCTGGCCCTGCCCGCGCTGCGCTCGGCCTTTGCCTGGCTGCCGCCGCGTGAGCGCGCCGCCCTGGCCGAGCAGGTCTTGCAGTTGCATCAGGCCACGCATTTGTCCCAGCGTGTGCTGACAGGCCCCTTGCAGACCGCGCTCACCCCCAAAGAAACCGCGCAGGCCACGGCCTGGGAAGCCCGGGCCGCACAGCGACTGGCGATGTGGGGCATAGACACAGGAATCGAACATGGCCTTTGA
- a CDS encoding VWA domain-containing protein — MAFDITEPLQRWRLLLGESAEAACGSLGEQAQAADAALDWLYGRDPDRAQRGERAAGLGPSALSTPDWINTIHQLFPKEVIERLERDAVERFGIDEVVTNLEVLERIEPSESLLRAVLHTKHLMNPEVLAAARKLVAEVVRRIMEKMATEVRQAFGGTRDRRRRSRIKIARNFDFKHTIAANLHRWDPKSQRLYLQTPLFNSRTRRHIEPWDIILLIDQSGSMVDSVIHSAVMAACLWQLPGMRTRLVAFDTEVVDLTADVADPVELLMKVQLGGGTYIAKAVGYAQSLISNPAKSMVVLVSDFYEGGSDSELVRRVRALTEAGTKVLGLAALDSEAQPAYDREMAARLVSVGAQVGAMTPGQLAGWLAEKVQA; from the coding sequence ATGGCCTTTGACATTACCGAGCCCCTGCAGCGCTGGCGCTTGCTGCTGGGTGAATCCGCCGAAGCGGCCTGCGGCAGCCTGGGCGAGCAGGCCCAGGCCGCGGATGCGGCCCTGGACTGGCTCTACGGCCGCGACCCGGACCGCGCCCAGCGCGGTGAACGTGCGGCAGGTCTGGGGCCTTCGGCCCTGTCCACGCCTGACTGGATCAACACCATCCACCAGCTGTTCCCCAAAGAGGTCATAGAGCGGCTGGAGCGCGACGCCGTGGAGCGCTTCGGCATTGACGAGGTGGTGACCAATCTGGAAGTGCTGGAGCGTATAGAACCCTCCGAATCCCTGCTGCGCGCCGTGCTGCACACCAAGCATTTGATGAACCCCGAGGTACTGGCCGCAGCACGCAAGCTGGTGGCCGAGGTAGTGCGCCGCATCATGGAGAAAATGGCCACCGAGGTGCGCCAGGCCTTTGGCGGCACGCGCGACAGGCGCCGGCGATCGCGCATCAAGATTGCGCGCAACTTTGACTTCAAGCACACGATTGCGGCCAATCTGCACCGCTGGGACCCCAAAAGCCAGCGTCTGTACCTGCAGACCCCGCTGTTCAACAGCCGCACGCGCCGCCATATCGAGCCCTGGGACATCATCTTGCTGATCGACCAGAGCGGCTCCATGGTGGACTCGGTGATCCACAGCGCCGTGATGGCGGCCTGCCTGTGGCAGCTGCCCGGCATGCGCACCCGCCTGGTGGCCTTTGACACCGAGGTGGTGGACCTCACCGCCGATGTAGCCGACCCCGTGGAGCTGCTGATGAAGGTGCAGCTGGGCGGCGGCACCTATATCGCCAAGGCCGTGGGCTATGCCCAGTCGCTGATCAGCAACCCGGCCAAAAGCATGGTGGTGCTGGTCAGCGACTTTTACGAAGGCGGCAGCGACAGCGAGCTGGTGCGCCGCGTGCGTGCGCTGACCGAAGCCGGCACCAAGGTGCTGGGCCTGGCCGCACTGGATTCCGAAGCCCAGCCCGCCTACGACCGGGAAATGGCCGCGCGCCTGGTGAGCGTGGGCGCCCAGGTGGGCGCCATGACGCCGGGACAGTTGGCCGGCTGGCTGGCCGAAAAGGTGCAGGCATGA
- a CDS encoding SWIM zinc finger family protein produces the protein MSRPDLLELTPQALTALANAGFVKRAQKDVAAGLLPRIEAADDGEVAAHFDDGVSTRLPPGRTLRDASCTCPASGMCRHRVMLVLAYQAQAQAPEQDSAPASGSATQAQEPLQAEVWTPAEFDDAALTQVFSPSVQAQAGELAAQRPVIALLPGVGEQQPPSARLPMCSVRFFSRSSLAHARCDCKQGSGCAHVLMAVWAYQQTGPMTADAPERMVELGPRLGSATAPAPQARKLLDSEAARSAQQALDQLLAALWLDGASQPLLALAARFEALRTQVQALGWAWVDDGLHELWQLLQAHQARSSRFDAHRLLAVATELWARLRAAAHAEGCQPDAAPPLLASQILGLGVKGELALDHLRLVSLGAALWRSETAEGASLLFADPDTQTVTVLEREWPLADDNNTGPAATALLHRRVAGFPLRQLASGQVITKTAVRRANGLIDIGASTRQTGVMPLSPRSWDDLAAPLKHHSLATLRQALESALPDFATPRQAATGAAAGTGGALHVLASEQLRLLEQAWDAGAQVLHAKLATGEEAGADAEERHVLHLALPHHAAAPAAVDTLARALAGEWGPLRAVAGSVQLQAGQLVMQPLALLTVERGLALQAEPGAGPQQLPLAQGSPERGALQALTASSLDMLAVWLRQGLRHQSASGLVRGGEQARQLSQAGLPRCAALMQEALNKLRDSEHPTLLASLGALTLLLQDQK, from the coding sequence ATGAGTCGCCCCGATCTGCTGGAGCTCACACCACAGGCCTTGACGGCCCTGGCCAATGCCGGTTTTGTGAAGCGCGCGCAAAAAGACGTGGCCGCCGGCCTGCTGCCGCGCATAGAGGCCGCAGACGACGGCGAAGTGGCGGCGCATTTTGACGATGGCGTCAGCACCCGCTTGCCCCCAGGCCGCACGCTGCGCGACGCCAGCTGCACCTGCCCGGCCAGCGGCATGTGCCGGCACCGGGTGATGCTGGTGCTGGCCTACCAGGCACAGGCGCAAGCTCCAGAGCAAGACAGCGCGCCGGCTTCGGGTTCTGCCACCCAGGCTCAGGAGCCGCTACAGGCCGAGGTCTGGACGCCGGCCGAGTTTGACGACGCCGCCTTGACCCAGGTGTTCTCGCCCTCGGTCCAGGCCCAGGCCGGCGAGCTGGCGGCCCAGCGCCCGGTGATTGCCCTGCTGCCCGGCGTGGGTGAGCAGCAGCCGCCCAGCGCGCGCCTGCCCATGTGCAGCGTGCGGTTTTTCTCGCGCAGCTCCCTGGCCCATGCACGCTGCGACTGCAAGCAAGGCAGCGGCTGCGCCCACGTGCTGATGGCCGTATGGGCCTACCAGCAGACCGGCCCCATGACCGCCGATGCGCCCGAGCGCATGGTGGAACTGGGCCCGCGCCTAGGCAGCGCCACCGCCCCGGCACCCCAGGCCCGCAAGCTGCTGGACAGCGAAGCCGCACGCAGTGCACAGCAGGCGCTGGACCAGTTGCTTGCCGCCCTGTGGCTGGATGGTGCCAGCCAACCCTTGCTGGCTCTGGCCGCACGCTTTGAAGCCTTGCGCACCCAGGTCCAAGCCCTGGGCTGGGCCTGGGTGGACGATGGGCTTCATGAACTCTGGCAGCTGCTGCAGGCCCACCAGGCGCGCAGCAGCCGCTTTGATGCCCACCGCCTGCTGGCCGTGGCGACCGAACTCTGGGCCAGGCTGCGCGCCGCCGCCCATGCAGAGGGTTGCCAGCCTGATGCTGCACCGCCCCTGCTCGCCAGCCAGATTCTGGGCCTGGGTGTGAAGGGCGAGCTGGCGCTGGACCATCTGCGCCTGGTTTCCCTGGGCGCGGCGCTGTGGCGCAGCGAGACCGCCGAAGGCGCCAGCCTGCTGTTTGCCGACCCCGATACCCAGACCGTCACCGTGCTGGAGCGCGAATGGCCGCTGGCCGATGACAACAACACAGGCCCTGCGGCCACGGCCCTGCTCCACCGCCGCGTGGCCGGCTTTCCGCTGCGCCAGCTGGCCAGCGGCCAGGTCATCACCAAGACCGCCGTACGCCGCGCCAACGGGCTGATCGACATTGGCGCTAGCACACGCCAGACCGGCGTCATGCCGCTGTCGCCCCGCTCCTGGGACGACCTGGCTGCACCGCTCAAGCACCACAGCCTCGCCACGCTGCGCCAGGCCCTGGAATCGGCCCTGCCCGACTTTGCCACCCCACGCCAGGCCGCCACTGGCGCGGCCGCTGGCACCGGCGGTGCCCTGCATGTGCTGGCCAGCGAGCAGCTGCGGCTGCTGGAGCAGGCCTGGGATGCAGGCGCCCAGGTCTTGCATGCAAAGCTGGCAACAGGGGAGGAAGCCGGAGCAGATGCAGAGGAGCGCCATGTGCTGCACCTGGCCCTGCCCCACCACGCCGCCGCACCCGCAGCCGTCGACACCCTGGCCCGGGCCTTGGCCGGCGAATGGGGGCCGCTGCGCGCCGTGGCCGGCAGCGTGCAGCTGCAGGCGGGTCAGTTAGTGATGCAGCCCCTGGCCTTGCTCACGGTCGAACGCGGCCTGGCCCTGCAGGCCGAACCCGGTGCCGGCCCGCAGCAACTGCCCCTGGCCCAGGGCAGTCCGGAGCGCGGTGCGCTGCAAGCGCTGACCGCATCCAGCCTGGACATGCTGGCCGTCTGGCTACGCCAAGGGCTGCGCCACCAATCCGCCTCTGGCCTGGTACGGGGCGGTGAGCAGGCCAGGCAGCTGAGCCAGGCCGGGCTGCCGCGCTGCGCGGCCTTGATGCAAGAAGCCCTGAACAAGCTCAGGGACAGCGAGCACCCGACCCTGCTGGCCAGCCTGGGCGCTTTGACGCTCTTACTGCAGGATCAAAAATAA